The Microbacterium horticulturae genome has a window encoding:
- the trxB gene encoding thioredoxin-disulfide reductase, whose protein sequence is MRQLIIIGSGPAGLTAAIYAARANLSPLVVASSVDVGGELMNTTEVENFPGFPEGIQGPDLMAKLQAQAEKFGAEVSYDDAVELELDGPVKRVTLGSGKVEEADAVIFATGSAYRKIGIEGEQRLSGHGVSWCATCDGFFFREQEIAVVGGGDSAMEEATFLTRFASKVYVVHRRDELRASKIMQERAFADPKIEFVWNSEVVDILGDAAVSGVKLRSTVDGSERDLPVTGVFVAIGNDPRTHLVHNKLDLTPEGTVWVDGRSSRTSVDGVFAAGDVIDPTYRQAVTAAGSGTVAALDAEHFLAAQGEAGAPEVDADEIEGRPDADAAA, encoded by the coding sequence GTGCGTCAGCTCATCATCATCGGATCGGGTCCTGCTGGCTTGACGGCCGCCATCTACGCGGCCCGAGCGAACCTCAGCCCCCTGGTCGTCGCCAGCAGCGTCGACGTCGGCGGCGAGCTGATGAACACGACCGAGGTCGAGAACTTCCCGGGCTTCCCGGAGGGCATCCAGGGCCCCGACCTGATGGCGAAGCTGCAGGCGCAGGCTGAGAAGTTCGGTGCCGAGGTCTCCTACGACGACGCGGTCGAACTCGAGCTCGACGGCCCGGTCAAGCGCGTGACCCTGGGCTCGGGCAAGGTCGAAGAGGCCGACGCGGTCATCTTCGCGACCGGGTCGGCGTACCGCAAGATCGGCATCGAAGGCGAGCAGCGCCTCTCGGGCCACGGAGTGTCGTGGTGCGCGACGTGTGACGGCTTCTTCTTCCGCGAGCAGGAGATCGCCGTGGTCGGCGGCGGCGACTCCGCCATGGAAGAGGCCACGTTCCTGACCCGCTTCGCGTCGAAGGTGTACGTCGTCCACCGCCGCGATGAACTGCGCGCCTCGAAGATCATGCAGGAGCGCGCGTTCGCCGATCCGAAGATCGAGTTCGTGTGGAACAGCGAGGTCGTCGACATCCTCGGCGACGCGGCCGTCAGCGGTGTGAAGCTGCGCTCGACCGTCGACGGTTCCGAACGCGACCTGCCCGTCACCGGCGTGTTCGTCGCGATCGGCAACGATCCGCGTACCCACCTCGTGCACAACAAGCTCGACCTGACGCCCGAGGGCACCGTGTGGGTCGACGGTCGTTCGTCTCGCACGTCGGTCGACGGCGTATTCGCCGCCGGTGACGTCATCGACCCGACGTATCGCCAGGCCGTGACGGCCGCCGGTTCGGGAACGGTCGCCGCCCTCGATGCCGAGCACTTCCTCGCGGCGCAGGGTGAGGCCGGCGCGCCCGAGGTCGACGCCGACGAGATCGAAGGCCGCCCCGACGCCGACGCGGCCGCATAG
- the murJ gene encoding murein biosynthesis integral membrane protein MurJ yields MTGIGRASVLIGAGTVVSRLSGFVRQWIMVIALGGTLTAAGNAFAVANGLPNAIYAIVSTGLLAAVVVPQIVQAAAHEDGGTAFISKLFTLGTVALLVVTAIAMVCAPLLVQLYAQGFSAEQRALATAFAYWCLPQILFYGLYALVGEALNARNIYGPFTWAPIVNNIVSIAGFGLFLLLFGPLGDVVAWTPTTIALMGGTATVGIIVQALVLFLFWPKTGLRIRPDFRWRGMGLNRIGRLAGWTFLMVLLAQLAGIVQSRVLSEAAKGHAGVFAGQNAWLLYMIPYSLIVLSIGTPYFTRLSEHAAAGRHEEVRADIGRSIRTVGVFIVFATFALAAASIPTSRLFTDDARTAPVLALVLVAYLIGLVPNAVQFTIQRTFYMYNDTRTPFLFTIVQAGIVALTAWLSGLFIPIEYLAASVALGQSLAAIVQLVLATWLLRRKIGHLGTRSWMLGLTRFVIAGVPAAAVGWVVFLLSGGVGGWMTAGTGLAIVGSCVIGVVALVVYVALLALLRAPELRSALDTVRRVVRR; encoded by the coding sequence GTGACCGGCATCGGCCGCGCGAGCGTGCTGATCGGGGCGGGCACCGTCGTCTCGCGGCTGAGCGGGTTCGTCCGCCAGTGGATCATGGTCATCGCCCTCGGCGGCACGCTCACGGCCGCCGGGAACGCCTTCGCCGTCGCGAACGGACTGCCCAACGCGATCTACGCGATCGTCTCGACCGGGCTTCTCGCGGCCGTCGTCGTGCCGCAGATCGTGCAGGCGGCCGCGCACGAAGACGGCGGCACGGCGTTCATCTCCAAGCTGTTCACGCTCGGCACCGTCGCGCTGCTGGTGGTCACGGCGATCGCGATGGTATGCGCACCACTGCTGGTGCAGCTGTACGCGCAGGGTTTCTCGGCCGAGCAGCGGGCGCTGGCGACGGCGTTCGCGTACTGGTGCCTGCCGCAGATCCTCTTCTACGGGCTGTACGCGCTGGTCGGCGAGGCACTGAACGCGCGCAACATCTACGGGCCGTTCACGTGGGCGCCGATCGTCAACAACATCGTCTCGATCGCCGGTTTCGGACTGTTCCTGCTGCTCTTCGGTCCCCTCGGCGACGTTGTCGCCTGGACCCCGACCACCATCGCGCTCATGGGCGGCACGGCGACGGTCGGCATCATCGTGCAGGCGCTCGTGCTGTTCCTCTTCTGGCCGAAGACCGGGCTGCGCATCAGGCCCGACTTCCGCTGGCGGGGCATGGGGCTCAATCGCATCGGGCGTCTGGCGGGCTGGACGTTCCTCATGGTGCTGCTGGCGCAACTGGCCGGAATCGTCCAGTCGCGCGTCCTGTCGGAGGCCGCGAAGGGCCATGCGGGGGTGTTCGCGGGGCAGAACGCCTGGCTGCTGTACATGATCCCGTACTCGCTGATCGTACTGTCGATCGGAACGCCCTACTTCACGCGACTCAGCGAGCACGCGGCCGCCGGCCGGCACGAAGAGGTCCGTGCTGACATCGGTCGCAGCATCCGCACCGTGGGCGTGTTCATCGTGTTCGCGACGTTCGCGCTGGCCGCGGCATCCATCCCCACCTCACGTCTGTTCACCGACGATGCGCGCACGGCACCGGTGCTGGCCCTCGTCCTTGTCGCTTACCTCATCGGGCTGGTCCCCAACGCGGTGCAGTTCACGATCCAGCGCACGTTCTACATGTACAACGACACGCGCACGCCGTTCCTCTTCACGATCGTGCAGGCCGGCATCGTCGCACTGACCGCCTGGCTGTCGGGACTGTTCATTCCGATCGAATACCTCGCCGCATCGGTCGCCCTCGGCCAGTCACTGGCCGCCATAGTGCAGCTCGTGCTGGCAACGTGGCTGCTGCGCCGAAAGATCGGGCACCTCGGCACACGGTCGTGGATGCTCGGACTCACCCGCTTCGTCATCGCCGGTGTCCCCGCGGCCGCGGTGGGCTGGGTGGTGTTCCTGCTCTCGGGCGGCGTGGGCGGGTGGATGACCGCCGGCACGGGTCTCGCGATCGTCGGGTCGTGCGTGATAGGCGTCGTCGCCCTCGTCGTCTACGTCGCGCTGCTCGCACTTCTGCGCGCGCCCGAGCTGCGCTCGGCGCTCGATACCGTGCGTCGCGTCGTCCGTCGCTGA
- the trxA gene encoding thioredoxin, protein MTAKATTSATFEQDVLNAEGPVLVDFWAEWCGPCRMVSPVLDEIAAENPDKLTVLKLNVDENPDLAMKYQITSIPAMKVFEKGEVKTSIIGAKPKFALEQDLATYLK, encoded by the coding sequence ATGACTGCGAAGGCGACCACATCCGCCACATTCGAGCAGGACGTCCTGAACGCCGAGGGGCCTGTGCTCGTCGACTTCTGGGCCGAGTGGTGCGGCCCCTGTCGCATGGTCTCGCCCGTGCTCGATGAGATCGCGGCGGAGAACCCCGACAAGCTCACCGTTCTGAAGCTGAACGTGGATGAGAACCCCGACCTGGCGATGAAATACCAGATCACGTCGATTCCCGCGATGAAGGTGTTCGAGAAGGGCGAGGTGAAGACGTCGATCATCGGCGCCAAGCCGAAGTTCGCGCTCGAGCAGGATCTCGCGACCTACCTCAAGTAG
- a CDS encoding DUF7059 domain-containing protein, protein MSLPEPDPALCRALAADLDAAGYRTDALRDAWGDAADGALGRGHALPIRRRIAGDEGALAVVARLFGVGDTVPAEAASLAFPATGIAGLEALGLARMEDGMLRPTALVRPQAFIDEDAVGEWWIASDLDEAALGGPLPEDHVLGVGGASLTLAGLQLTAPVDRALDLGCGCGIQSLRARRAAASLVATDVSHRALRYTRLNALLNGVDAISTRAGDMFAPVAGERFERIVSNPPFVITPRATGVPAYEYRDGGRVGDALVAEFIAGVGAHLEPGGTAQLLGNWETRDGRAGLDRVRDWVDAAGLDAWVIERELLDPVAYAELWIRDAGTLPGTAEFDALLGAWLDDFAARGVSEVGFGYILLRRPAGWVRLARYERMPQPVPEHALGAHLGRSLAAHDRLLELDDEALAASLLIVAGDVTEARHHLPGAEAPSVIELRQGRGFGRVLEVDPALAALVGACDGDLAVGPLIAAIAQLLDVDAAALRAELLPRVRELVFCGLLAFA, encoded by the coding sequence ATGTCGCTTCCCGAACCCGATCCGGCGCTGTGCCGGGCTCTCGCCGCCGACCTCGACGCCGCGGGCTACCGCACCGACGCCCTGCGTGACGCCTGGGGCGACGCCGCCGACGGCGCACTCGGCCGCGGGCACGCGCTGCCGATCCGGCGTCGGATCGCCGGCGACGAAGGCGCGCTGGCCGTCGTGGCCCGGCTGTTCGGCGTCGGCGACACGGTGCCGGCGGAGGCGGCATCCCTCGCCTTCCCGGCAACGGGGATCGCGGGACTCGAGGCCCTCGGACTCGCCCGGATGGAGGACGGGATGCTGCGGCCGACGGCCCTCGTTCGGCCGCAGGCGTTCATCGACGAAGACGCCGTCGGCGAGTGGTGGATCGCGAGCGACCTCGATGAGGCGGCCCTGGGTGGTCCGCTACCCGAGGATCATGTGCTCGGGGTGGGCGGGGCGTCGCTCACCCTCGCCGGACTCCAGCTCACGGCGCCCGTCGATCGCGCGCTCGATCTCGGCTGCGGCTGCGGCATCCAGTCTCTGCGGGCGCGGCGGGCCGCGGCATCCCTCGTCGCCACCGACGTGTCGCACCGGGCGCTGCGGTACACCCGGCTGAACGCCCTGCTGAACGGCGTCGACGCGATCTCGACGCGGGCGGGCGACATGTTCGCGCCCGTGGCGGGCGAGCGGTTCGAGCGCATCGTGTCGAACCCGCCGTTCGTGATCACGCCGCGGGCAACGGGCGTACCGGCGTATGAGTACCGCGACGGCGGGCGGGTCGGCGACGCGCTCGTTGCGGAGTTCATCGCCGGAGTCGGTGCGCACCTGGAGCCCGGCGGCACGGCGCAGCTGCTGGGCAACTGGGAGACGCGCGACGGGCGGGCGGGCCTCGACCGGGTGCGCGACTGGGTGGACGCGGCGGGCCTGGATGCCTGGGTGATCGAGCGCGAACTGCTCGATCCGGTGGCCTATGCCGAACTGTGGATCCGCGACGCGGGGACCCTGCCCGGGACGGCGGAGTTCGACGCGCTGCTGGGTGCCTGGCTCGACGATTTCGCGGCGCGCGGGGTGAGTGAGGTCGGCTTCGGATACATCCTGCTGCGCCGGCCGGCCGGGTGGGTGAGGCTGGCGCGATATGAACGGATGCCGCAGCCGGTGCCCGAGCACGCGCTGGGTGCGCACCTCGGTCGTTCGCTGGCTGCGCACGACCGGCTTCTCGAGCTCGATGACGAGGCGCTCGCCGCGTCGCTGCTGATCGTCGCGGGCGATGTGACCGAGGCGCGACATCATCTGCCCGGCGCCGAGGCGCCCAGCGTCATCGAACTGCGCCAGGGCCGCGGCTTCGGCCGCGTGCTCGAGGTCGACCCCGCTCTGGCGGCGCTCGTCGGCGCGTGCGACGGCGACCTGGCGGTGGGGCCGCTGATCGCCGCGATCGCGCAGCTGCTCGACGTCGATGCGGCTGCGCTGCGCGCCGAGCTGCTCCCGCGCGTGCGCGAGCTGGTGTTCTGCGGGCTCCTGGCGTTCGCGTGA
- a CDS encoding ParB/RepB/Spo0J family partition protein, whose translation MAAKRTGLGRGIGALIPTTESTSERPVDVFFPGASATGTAVKERPAAKRAAAEDVETTDTAETSEAVDELLAVPGARLVSVNPNDIVPNPRQPRSIFDPDDLAELVHSVKEFGVLQPVVVRQNADGEYELIMGERRTRAAREAGLEAIPAILRETSDDDMLRDALLENLHRSELNPLEEASAYQQLLDDFGITQEELATRIGRSRPQISNTIRLLRLPVPVQQRVAAGVLSAGHARAVLSLDDEEAMQKLADRIVNEDLSVRAAEAAAKAKNDVGTRRVPPKAGARQAYLDEVADRLGDRLNTKVRVALGARKGQISIDFASIQDLNRILEDLGETGYGA comes from the coding sequence ATGGCGGCGAAGCGGACAGGTCTCGGTCGAGGCATCGGAGCTCTCATTCCGACGACGGAGTCGACGAGTGAGCGGCCCGTCGATGTGTTCTTCCCCGGTGCTTCTGCGACGGGGACCGCCGTCAAGGAGCGTCCCGCGGCGAAGCGTGCGGCGGCCGAGGACGTGGAGACGACGGACACCGCGGAGACCTCCGAAGCCGTGGACGAGCTGCTCGCGGTTCCCGGAGCGCGCCTGGTCAGTGTGAATCCGAACGACATCGTCCCCAACCCGCGCCAGCCGCGCTCGATCTTCGATCCCGATGATCTGGCCGAACTCGTGCACAGCGTCAAGGAGTTCGGTGTTCTCCAACCGGTCGTCGTTCGCCAGAACGCCGATGGAGAGTACGAGCTCATCATGGGCGAGCGTCGTACGCGAGCGGCACGGGAAGCCGGCCTCGAGGCGATCCCCGCGATTCTGCGTGAGACCTCTGACGACGACATGCTGCGCGACGCGCTGCTCGAGAACTTGCACCGCTCGGAGCTCAACCCGCTCGAAGAGGCATCCGCCTACCAGCAGCTTCTCGATGACTTCGGCATCACACAGGAGGAACTGGCCACCCGCATCGGCCGGTCGCGCCCGCAGATCAGCAACACCATCCGACTTCTGCGCCTGCCGGTCCCCGTGCAGCAAAGGGTCGCGGCCGGCGTGCTCAGCGCGGGCCACGCGCGCGCGGTTCTGTCGCTCGATGATGAGGAGGCGATGCAGAAGCTCGCCGACCGCATTGTGAACGAGGACCTCTCCGTCCGCGCCGCGGAGGCGGCGGCAAAGGCCAAGAATGACGTCGGCACCCGCCGTGTCCCACCCAAGGCCGGTGCCCGTCAGGCCTACCTCGATGAGGTTGCCGATCGTCTGGGCGACCGCCTCAACACCAAGGTCCGTGTGGCGCTCGGCGCGCGGAAGGGCCAGATAAGTATCGACTTCGCCAGCATCCAGGATCTCAACCGGATTCTTGAGGACCTCGGCGAGACCGGCTACGGCGCCTGA
- a CDS encoding tryptophan synthase subunit alpha: MSSAGNPSREVTPRRRASLELLRAEAADELSVLVEERLLGGEDPWEFMEELPTVDELVVFTLRAENIAANGGVRPNAARHYRVLRQIALDYPPLTPAVWKLLGEANTHRRWDAVVRNEAF, from the coding sequence GTGAGTTCTGCAGGCAACCCGTCCCGAGAAGTGACCCCGCGTCGCCGGGCGAGCCTTGAACTGTTGCGCGCGGAAGCCGCCGATGAGCTCTCGGTACTGGTCGAAGAGCGTCTGCTCGGCGGCGAAGATCCGTGGGAGTTCATGGAGGAACTGCCTACCGTCGACGAGCTCGTCGTCTTCACCCTGCGTGCGGAGAACATCGCAGCCAACGGCGGGGTACGGCCGAATGCTGCGCGCCACTACCGGGTCCTGCGTCAGATCGCCCTCGATTACCCACCGCTGACCCCTGCGGTCTGGAAGCTGCTCGGTGAGGCGAACACTCATCGCCGCTGGGACGCCGTCGTGCGGAACGAGGCGTTCTGA
- a CDS encoding DUF6049 family protein has product MRASQAALRPVADPRTCGDRSRHPDSRRPDSPRTDSRHPARRRLLGRRLAALATGALLVLAPLLSAPAASAADATPSPTPSPTPLSGAVDAFVSADANGVLEPDEDLVTHVALRNGTAAPVSATDVTLSLGAQPLTSRSELAAWLDAGTGGTGDADTGQADPTSTDATTMTLGTASVGAVDSGETASVEITVPGDDDALTELDPGVYPLSATITGPAQTRVATSVLTVPKKRDTDRTPVAIVVPITVSGLTTGLLTADQLTALTAPDGDLTAEVNAVAGTPAILAIDPAIVASIRVLGSSAPETATAWLERLDMLSNERFALQFGDADIAAQLHDGHSTLLRPSTLQSYMDAADFTDTDDTDTTDDATGDDDDGTAARTPEPTDTASPGAPTLPSIDDLESLGENARDAVYWPFSKTVGGADVAQLAGMSTADANAVTLISSASATPGSAHVDAGGANALVYDAVVSDELRAASLEDDPKVRNASLAAVTASLNIAARTGNGSPLMVVVDRASDRAVLGLSAAVEAVTGAPGTTPATLTRVLDSHARQVTVKDAAADTTRVNTLKQLLEGEHRISAFATVLDDPTLLTAPERATLLQLMGGGWLDDPDGWADAITAHKQATRDTLNSVSIAPTSDFNLAGRAATRTFGIRNELPWQVKVTLLAHPDNLRLEVQESTDVTAQASSTTAAHVPIEAQIGNGDVTLNLRLVSPASVPIGQPRDVVVTVHADWEIIGLTVLGVGIGAFLVLGLVRTVLSRRKRARDAASADNGEEDASDSDVPNRESATSTDPHDASTDGTVGDAASTPEASTPDDGAAR; this is encoded by the coding sequence ATGCGCGCATCGCAGGCCGCCCTCCGGCCGGTCGCCGACCCGCGCACCTGTGGCGACCGCAGCCGGCACCCAGACAGCCGGCGCCCAGACAGCCCGCGCACAGACAGCCGGCACCCGGCCCGCCGGCGTCTACTCGGCCGCCGGCTCGCGGCTCTGGCGACCGGCGCCCTTCTGGTCCTCGCCCCTCTCCTCAGCGCTCCGGCCGCGTCCGCCGCCGACGCCACACCGAGCCCGACGCCGTCGCCGACTCCGCTGTCGGGCGCGGTTGATGCGTTCGTGTCCGCCGATGCGAACGGCGTGCTCGAACCCGATGAAGACCTCGTCACCCATGTCGCCCTGCGCAACGGCACCGCCGCCCCGGTGTCTGCCACCGACGTCACGCTGAGTCTGGGTGCGCAGCCGCTCACGTCCCGCAGCGAGCTGGCCGCCTGGCTCGACGCCGGCACCGGCGGCACCGGCGACGCCGACACCGGTCAGGCCGATCCCACGTCGACCGATGCCACGACGATGACGCTCGGCACAGCTTCGGTCGGCGCCGTCGACTCGGGCGAGACCGCCTCGGTCGAGATCACGGTGCCGGGCGACGACGACGCGCTCACCGAGCTCGACCCGGGGGTCTACCCGCTCAGCGCCACGATCACCGGTCCCGCCCAGACACGCGTCGCCACCAGCGTGCTGACGGTTCCGAAGAAGCGCGACACCGACCGCACGCCGGTCGCGATCGTCGTACCGATCACCGTCAGCGGACTCACGACCGGCCTCCTCACGGCCGATCAGCTGACCGCGCTCACAGCGCCCGACGGCGATCTGACCGCCGAGGTGAACGCTGTCGCCGGAACGCCGGCGATCCTCGCCATCGACCCGGCGATCGTCGCGTCGATCCGGGTGCTGGGTTCGTCGGCGCCCGAGACCGCCACCGCCTGGCTCGAGCGCCTCGACATGCTCTCCAACGAGCGCTTCGCGCTGCAGTTCGGCGACGCCGACATCGCCGCCCAGCTGCACGACGGCCACTCCACGCTATTGCGTCCGTCAACCCTGCAGTCGTACATGGACGCCGCCGACTTCACCGACACCGACGACACGGACACGACCGATGACGCGACCGGCGACGATGACGACGGCACGGCAGCACGGACGCCGGAACCCACCGACACCGCCTCGCCGGGTGCGCCCACGCTCCCCAGCATCGACGATCTCGAGAGCCTCGGCGAGAACGCGCGCGACGCCGTCTACTGGCCGTTCTCGAAGACCGTCGGCGGCGCCGATGTCGCCCAGCTCGCAGGGATGTCGACCGCCGACGCCAACGCCGTCACGCTGATCTCCTCCGCCTCCGCGACGCCGGGCAGCGCGCACGTCGATGCCGGCGGCGCGAACGCACTCGTGTACGACGCTGTGGTCTCGGACGAGCTCCGCGCGGCATCCCTCGAAGACGATCCCAAGGTCCGCAACGCGTCCTTGGCCGCGGTGACCGCCTCGCTGAACATCGCCGCGCGCACCGGCAATGGCTCGCCGCTCATGGTCGTGGTCGACCGCGCGTCCGACCGGGCGGTGCTCGGTCTGTCGGCGGCGGTCGAGGCGGTCACCGGCGCGCCCGGCACCACTCCGGCCACTCTGACGCGCGTCCTGGATTCGCACGCTCGTCAGGTGACGGTGAAGGATGCCGCGGCCGACACCACCCGCGTCAACACGCTGAAGCAGCTTCTCGAGGGAGAGCACCGCATCAGCGCGTTCGCGACGGTGCTCGACGATCCGACCCTGCTCACCGCGCCCGAACGCGCGACGCTCCTGCAGCTCATGGGCGGCGGCTGGCTCGACGACCCCGATGGATGGGCCGATGCGATCACAGCTCACAAGCAGGCGACGCGCGACACCCTGAACTCGGTCTCGATCGCCCCCACCAGCGACTTCAATCTCGCCGGACGCGCCGCGACCCGCACCTTCGGCATCCGCAATGAGCTGCCCTGGCAGGTGAAGGTCACACTGCTGGCTCACCCCGACAACCTGCGCCTCGAGGTGCAGGAGTCCACCGACGTCACCGCCCAGGCCTCGAGCACCACCGCAGCCCACGTGCCGATCGAGGCGCAGATCGGCAACGGCGACGTCACCCTCAACCTTCGCCTGGTGAGCCCTGCCAGCGTGCCGATCGGCCAGCCGCGCGACGTCGTCGTGACGGTCCACGCAGACTGGGAGATCATCGGCCTCACCGTGCTCGGCGTCGGCATCGGCGCGTTCCTCGTGCTCGGTCTCGTCCGTACCGTCCTCTCCCGCCGGAAGCGAGCGAGGGATGCCGCTTCTGCCGACAACGGCGAGGAGGACGCATCTGATTCCGACGTGCCGAACCGCGAGTCCGCAACGAGCACCGACCCCCACGACGCCTCGACCGACGGCACCGTTGGAGATGCAGCATCCACCCCCGAAGCATCCACCCCCGACGACGGAGCCGCCCGGTGA
- a CDS encoding APC family permease, protein MSTTQTEPEPVTGSFETADGGLKRRLSFTQLLLLGVSAQIGSGWLFGVLAAAGVAGPAAILSWIIASVLVFLIALTYLELGAMLPRSGAIVRYTYLTHGSLSGWIIGWAYWLSVVSIPPIEAEATLTYLGGRFPNLHLLTTVEGVQVLSWPTGILAGFALMVVFFALNFFGARFLAESNRWVTIWKIALPTLTFIFLFFIFKGTNFTSYDGFAPLGVPPIFHAIATTGIIFSLLGFRQALDYGGEAKNPQRNVPLATIGSIAIPAVIYTLLQVAFIGAINWKDMGLASGSWDKLVQGGWADGPLFHALDSANMAALAALGTFLLIDAAVSPLATGWVYLGTGARTGYGLGVHRNIPKIFTSNNRFGIPWLPLLVSTVVGCVFFVPAPSWYQLVGFISSAAVLTYIMGGAGLPVLRRTAPNLKRPFLLKGFKFWSPVSFLAAVLILYWSGFSTLTNVITATFIGLPFFTAYYAWKMRWMNAVSSIVISVVFFVAWIWVATAGGWVLTTGGQQRAGGWPFPVYYIVFCALVIAFCVAVWATTGTEGKRAVNANWWLIWLLLASMLVGYLGEYGPMEHPALGFPWGMGVEVLVGLVAYVWAIRSGFATDEIKDIVATSDAATGATTVQPGGTPPAAAGGPAAS, encoded by the coding sequence ATGAGTACGACGCAAACGGAACCGGAACCGGTCACAGGCTCTTTCGAAACCGCCGACGGTGGCCTCAAACGCAGGCTCTCGTTCACTCAACTGCTGCTGCTCGGCGTCAGTGCGCAGATCGGATCAGGCTGGCTGTTCGGCGTGCTGGCCGCTGCCGGCGTGGCGGGCCCGGCGGCGATCCTGTCGTGGATCATCGCATCGGTGCTCGTCTTCTTGATCGCACTGACCTATCTTGAGCTGGGCGCGATGCTGCCGAGGTCGGGTGCCATCGTGCGCTACACCTACCTCACGCACGGGTCGCTGTCGGGGTGGATCATCGGTTGGGCGTACTGGCTGTCTGTCGTGTCGATTCCGCCGATCGAGGCGGAGGCGACACTCACGTACCTGGGCGGTCGGTTTCCGAACCTGCACCTGTTGACCACGGTCGAAGGTGTGCAGGTGCTGAGCTGGCCGACGGGAATTCTCGCCGGCTTCGCGCTGATGGTTGTGTTCTTCGCACTGAACTTCTTCGGGGCACGATTTCTCGCCGAGTCGAACCGGTGGGTCACGATCTGGAAGATTGCCCTGCCGACACTGACGTTCATCTTCTTGTTCTTCATCTTCAAGGGCACCAACTTCACCAGCTACGACGGGTTCGCGCCACTGGGTGTTCCGCCGATCTTCCATGCGATCGCCACAACGGGCATCATCTTCTCGCTGTTGGGATTCCGCCAGGCGCTCGACTACGGCGGTGAAGCGAAGAACCCGCAACGCAACGTGCCGCTGGCCACGATCGGGTCGATCGCGATACCCGCCGTCATCTACACGTTGCTGCAGGTGGCGTTCATCGGCGCGATCAACTGGAAGGACATGGGACTGGCTTCGGGCTCATGGGACAAACTCGTACAGGGAGGATGGGCCGACGGTCCGCTGTTCCACGCGCTCGACTCGGCGAACATGGCAGCCCTCGCGGCGCTGGGCACGTTCCTGCTCATCGATGCCGCGGTTTCACCATTGGCCACCGGCTGGGTCTACCTGGGCACAGGTGCACGCACGGGTTACGGGCTGGGGGTGCACCGCAACATCCCGAAGATCTTCACGTCGAACAACCGGTTCGGCATCCCCTGGCTGCCGCTGCTGGTGTCGACCGTCGTGGGCTGTGTCTTCTTCGTGCCGGCGCCCAGCTGGTACCAACTGGTCGGCTTCATCAGCTCCGCCGCCGTGCTCACCTACATCATGGGTGGGGCCGGGCTCCCGGTGCTGCGGCGGACCGCGCCGAACCTCAAGCGTCCCTTCCTTCTGAAGGGGTTCAAGTTCTGGTCGCCGGTCTCGTTTCTCGCAGCGGTGCTCATTCTGTACTGGAGCGGGTTCTCGACGCTGACGAACGTCATCACCGCGACGTTCATCGGGCTGCCGTTCTTCACCGCGTACTACGCCTGGAAGATGAGGTGGATGAACGCCGTGTCGAGCATCGTCATCAGCGTGGTGTTCTTCGTTGCCTGGATCTGGGTGGCGACGGCCGGCGGATGGGTGCTCACCACCGGCGGACAGCAGCGCGCGGGCGGGTGGCCGTTCCCCGTCTACTACATCGTGTTCTGCGCGCTGGTCATCGCCTTCTGTGTCGCTGTCTGGGCGACCACGGGCACCGAGGGCAAGCGCGCCGTCAACGCGAACTGGTGGCTCATCTGGCTGCTGTTGGCGTCGATGCTTGTGGGCTACCTCGGCGAGTACGGGCCCATGGAGCACCCGGCCCTGGGCTTTCCCTGGGGCATGGGCGTCGAGGTCCTTGTTGGCCTCGTGGCGTACGTCTGGGCGATCCGGTCGGGATTCGCGACCGATGAGATCAAAGACATCGTGGCGACGTCGGATGCCGCGACCGGCGCCACCACGGTGCAACCCGGGGGAACGCCACCGGCTGCGGCAGGCGGGCCCGCGGCATCCTGA